The following nucleotide sequence is from cyanobacterium endosymbiont of Braarudosphaera bigelowii.
AAGCATGGCTAAAGAATGACAAAGGTTGTTTTTTTTATTTGAAATTAATTTATTTTTATATGTCTGAGGGAAAAATATATTTTCTGATTTTACGTATTTTAACAAATGAGAATACGCTGTTATTACTTTATCGGATTTATCTTTCAAGAATAACCTCCTAGCAGTGAACGAGCAATTTAGACTATTGAAAGTTTACTAGAATAGCTTTTTAATAAGTATATCTACTACCAAAAAATAGTTTGAATTTACTAATTTAACAAATATACCCAGCAGATTTACCATAAAAAATCAACTTATTCTATTTTTTAGTAAGTAGTAGTTAATTATAGTTTATTCAGAAAGTTTTTACCCGTTGATTATAAACTACTTTCTAGTTCTTGATTTATTGTTAATTTTTATTAGAAATTCATAACTTGCTTAATATGAAGTGACGATGAAATATATAAAATGTTTCGTTAATATTTCATGACTTTCTAGAGCAATAGATAATTAAGAAATAACGAATAGTAATTAATATTATATCCAGGTCTTCAATAAAAAAACGACAGAAAGCTAATTTAATTGTTCTAATAAATTATACAAATTCATAGCTATACTAATTAATAAATTAAAACTTGTTATGCTAAAATTAGCTATTAAAAAGTGATATTAGTATTCTCATTGCAGACATTAAAAAAAGAAAGAGGAAGTCCACTTGTTTCTTTGTCAAAAATTAATCAGTTATATTTTTCAAAAATAAATTTTTTGCGACAAGACTTTTCTTATATAGTAAAATAAAAATACCGACTAGTATAAAGTCAATAATCTAAATCAGCTTTTCTAAAACAATGGTTTTTTAACTATAATCTTGAAAACTTAGCTAGCTCAAGCTTTGTATTAATTATAGTATATATCTATTATGTTGTTCAATAAACAAATAGTGTATTATTAAATATTTCTAACTTATTAATTAAAAAGTAAACAGTTTTTCTTCCAGAGTTTTCTCCTGGTATGCAATGGCCTCTATTTCTCTACTAACAATCGAAGTAATACTATTGCCTAGTTTATATTTATGTAACCATTGTTGAGCAAGATTTCCATCTTGTAAAATTTTTTTTATAGGATTTAGAAAACAGCTGAATCCATTCTGCTTAGCAATAGGAAAAACTTCCTGATAAATTTTTTCAATCCATTTTTTTGCCTCAATCTTACTACCATCCTCCCAATTATATAAGTTAGCATTTAAGCTACGTTTTGCCACTTCTAATTCATTTTGCTGAGTAATGTAAAGTAATGCTTCTGTAGACAATTGGCTTTTTAAAAGAGGGTTTAGAGATTCAGTATTTTCCATCAATTGCAAAAGACGTGCTTCTAACAAAGCAACAACAGATAGCAAAGAAACTGGATCAATAATTAAATCACAAATTCTTAGTTCTAAACGGTTTAAATGATAAGGACGCTTATCGCCATTTGGACGTACTGAAGTCCAAAAATGACGAACATTTTGCATATTTTGGAGAGCTAATTGTTTTTCTGTCCAATCAATAAAATGAGCATGATTCATAAAAAAAGGAACTTTCTGAGGCGTTTGTGGAAACATATGCCAACGAGTTGAATGAAAACCTGTAACTTTTCCATCAAGAAAAGGAGAAGATGCACTTAAAGCTAAAAAGAGAGGGGCTTCAACTCTAATTAAGCTATGAGCATGCATTAACATTTCTGGATTATCAATTCCTATATTGATATGAACACTTGCTGTTACAACATCTGTTCCATAAGTATTTTCAATATAACTATGGTAAGAGTTATTAGGATCAGAACGGTAGAATCGATTAACGTTATCTCCTAAAGACAGAGTACTACCTGGTACTACAGTATAGTCACCAATATCTCGCAAATATTTTCTCAAATGTTTTCGAGGATTAATCAGAGCATATAATAAATCATCGTAATATAGTAAAGGTACAGTAATATACTCAACATTACGACTATCGGGCTCTTTCACGAATCCGTTAAGCTCCTTAGTAATACGATCAGATAATCCTACAATTTTTCCTTGGGATGTGCCTGTATATATTTCGACTTCAATACCCTTAGATAATCGCACCATAGCTCCTCTAATGTTTTGGACTTTTGTATCCTCTTACTATTTATCTATTATCAATGATTTTATCAATAACTACTAATTATTTATAATGATTTTCTTCATTAATAATATTTATTAAATAAAATTTGATATATTTTGACCAAGTTTAAAACTTATTTATAATTAATCATTACTTTCATCTAATTAAGTTTATTAACTGCATATGGAGCGTATCACCACCTCAGATTTGGCTATAAGCCTTTTTTTTAATACTTTGTCGATGAGAAAAGATTTGAAAGCTATCACTTACACTACCAAAGAGTAAACCAGAAATATTAATCTTCATTGCAGTACCATTAATATAGACGCTTCCTGAAAAAGTTTAATTTAAAATTTAATTTTGGTTAATATAATTATTTTAGAATATATATATATAAATAGTTTTCCAAAACTATTTATATATATGATTTTTCCTTCTATATTTTTGTAAAAAAAGAATTATCTCATAGATAATTTGGAGCAATTTAGGTTTGTCTTACATTAATAAATTTTCACTAAATAATTCTTCTGCAAAGACTTTGAAGTTTATTTTAATATTAAAAATACAAGAGTTCTTACTACCTGTTGGAAAAATAACAGGTAGTAAACTTTTTCATAATAGATTTATCTACAGAATTGTTACGAGTAAGAGATATAAGAAAATTGTTGTACAGGAGTCTAAAGACAGCAAAGTTACGTTCAATTTTTTAGCTATTTAATGCTTTAATGTATCCTTTCATAAACGTTTTAATTAATTTAGAAAAAATTAATTAACTGAATTTCACCACTTTCAAAGTTTTTATAGCCATTAAAGACTTCCTGTAAATAGTTTCCATAAAATTAAATTACTTCTAGGCTTAGCTAAGGCAGAGATTTATTTAAAAAATTTTCTTATTTAAGAAATATTATTTTTAAATTTCTTAAATAAGAAAATTAATACTTGTTTTCAAGCTCGGATATCTGTAGCCTTCTCGAGGTAAAATGAAAATGAAAAATCATAATGAGTAATTGAGAATATACATGAAAATTCATGGAAGTAATACCTCTTTATTAGATTGTGCGGGGGATGCAATTGCTATTGGCTTATTTGAAAACGAAATAAATTTAGTAGGAGAACTAGATCAGTTAAATAGAAGAACAGAGGGAACCTTACAAGAATTAATAGATGAAACCAGATTTGAAGGAAAATTAGGTTGTATTGTAGCGACTCGTGTTGGAAGTAGTGCTCCCATTCGCAAGATTCTTTTAATTGGTTTAGGAAAATCTGAAGAATTTACATTAAATAGTTTACGCTCGAATATCGCTTCTATTACCCGTTTTTGGAAAAAAGAACATATTAAAACTTTATGCTTACAATTTCCTATTTTTGATAATAACTCTAGCCTAACTACAGAGATAATTGTTGAAGGATTATTATTGTCATTACATCAAGATAATCGATTCAAATCTAATTCAGAAGATAAAATTTTAGAATTACAAACTATTAATATTTTAGGAGTTGGAGAACAGGTAGAAGCTATTAATCGTGCTCAAATAGTTTGTTCCGGAGTAATTATGGCACGAGAGTTGGTAAATGCTCCTGCTAATTATATAAATCCTATAACTTTTGCTAAAGTCGCCGAGGAATTAGCAAATGAATATAATTTAGAAATTGAAATTTTAGAACGAGACGAATGCGTTAAGCTTGGGATGGGAGCTTTCTTAGGAGTTGCACAAGCATCAGATCTGCCACCTAAATTTATTCACTTGACATATAAGCCAGAAAGTATACCTGAGCGCAAAATAGCTATTGTAGGTAAAAGCTTAACTTTTGACTCAGGAGGACTTAATTTAAAAGGTTCTAGTAGTGGAATTGAGGTAATGAAAATGGATATGGGTGGTGGCGCAGCTACTCTAGGTGTTGCTAAGGCTATTGCTCAACTTAAACCTAATGTAGAAGTACATTTTATTTGTGCTGTGACAGAAAATATGATTAGTGGATGTGCAATACATCCTGGTGACATATTAACTGCATCTAATGGTAAGACTATTGAAGTCAATAATACAGATGCTGAAGGACGCTTAACTTTAGCAGATGCTCTAATATTTGCTGAGAAGCTAAAAGTAGATGTTATTTTAGACATAGCCACTCTAACTGGTGCGTGTGTCGTAGCTCTAGGAGATAACATTTCTGGACTATGGAGTACAGATAATAATCTAATTAACGAAATAAAAACTGCATCAGAAAAATCAGGGGAACAGTTTTGGCAAATGCCAATGGAGGATAAATATTTTGAAAGTTTAAAATCTCCTATAGCCGATATGAAGAACACAGGTCCAAGAGCTGCAGGAGCAATTACAGCAGCCTTATTTTTAAAACAATTCGTTGAAAAAACTCCTTGGCTACATTTAGATATAGCTGGAACAGCTTGGATTGATAAGGAAAATGGAGTTAATAACTTTGGAGCAACAGGCGTTCCAGTACGAACTCTTGTTAATTGGCTTGTAAAGTAAGCTTTATTATATAAATATGATATGAGTGAACTATATACTGGGTGAGCAAATTGTAGTTGCACTTAATAATTAGCTCATCTCATTTCTGCAATTGCTCCTTTAGCCATTTGTGCTATTGCCTTATCTGTAGCTGTAGGTAATTGGTAATATTTGCCTCCTGCAGCTTCAGCTAGCTCTCTCCCGAATCCTGTAGAAACAAATTTTTTTTCAGTATCTATCATTAATAATTTAATACCTAACATTCTTATTTTACCGGCAATATTTAATAATTCTTCTTTAATATTAGGTTTATCTTCTTGCGATGCCTCTTCGCCTAAAGAACGAGATAATGAAACATTTCCTCGACCATCAGTAATAGCAACAACTACTACTTGACCAATATCGCCTGACATTTTAGCATTCATACCTACTTTAACTGCTTGAGTTAAACCATGAGCTAGTGGAGAACCACCACCACAAGGCAAAGTCTCTAATCTTTTTCGTGCAAGAGAAAT
It contains:
- the gshA gene encoding glutamate--cysteine ligase; the encoded protein is MVRLSKGIEVEIYTGTSQGKIVGLSDRITKELNGFVKEPDSRNVEYITVPLLYYDDLLYALINPRKHLRKYLRDIGDYTVVPGSTLSLGDNVNRFYRSDPNNSYHSYIENTYGTDVVTASVHINIGIDNPEMLMHAHSLIRVEAPLFLALSASSPFLDGKVTGFHSTRWHMFPQTPQKVPFFMNHAHFIDWTEKQLALQNMQNVRHFWTSVRPNGDKRPYHLNRLELRICDLIIDPVSLLSVVALLEARLLQLMENTESLNPLLKSQLSTEALLYITQQNELEVAKRSLNANLYNWEDGSKIEAKKWIEKIYQEVFPIAKQNGFSCFLNPIKKILQDGNLAQQWLHKYKLGNSITSIVSREIEAIAYQEKTLEEKLFTF
- a CDS encoding leucyl aminopeptidase, encoding MKIHGSNTSLLDCAGDAIAIGLFENEINLVGELDQLNRRTEGTLQELIDETRFEGKLGCIVATRVGSSAPIRKILLIGLGKSEEFTLNSLRSNIASITRFWKKEHIKTLCLQFPIFDNNSSLTTEIIVEGLLLSLHQDNRFKSNSEDKILELQTINILGVGEQVEAINRAQIVCSGVIMARELVNAPANYINPITFAKVAEELANEYNLEIEILERDECVKLGMGAFLGVAQASDLPPKFIHLTYKPESIPERKIAIVGKSLTFDSGGLNLKGSSSGIEVMKMDMGGGAATLGVAKAIAQLKPNVEVHFICAVTENMISGCAIHPGDILTASNGKTIEVNNTDAEGRLTLADALIFAEKLKVDVILDIATLTGACVVALGDNISGLWSTDNNLINEIKTASEKSGEQFWQMPMEDKYFESLKSPIADMKNTGPRAAGAITAALFLKQFVEKTPWLHLDIAGTAWIDKENGVNNFGATGVPVRTLVNWLVK